The proteins below are encoded in one region of Penicillium psychrofluorescens genome assembly, chromosome: 4:
- a CDS encoding uncharacterized protein (ID:PFLUO_006785-T1.cds;~source:funannotate), with product MSSVHSVMSIEEASSHGEEEQTRRTRSQSQPGPEATNSLHVVQSHVSHHDMAVNDEFHEVDAEQYLRFSPTRKILIVLVLSICSFLAPISSTSILSGVPEVAKTYNTTGSIINASNALYLAFMGISAPFWGPFSQVYGRRPIFLTSSFLFCSFSIGTALAPNLPAYYIFRVLTAFQGTSFLVVGSSAIGDIYEPRARATALGWFLSGTLIGPAFGPFLGGVIVTFCSWRVVFWLQTALGGCGFLLIFFLFPETYPHLDKGELAEQTIAQKAKTLFHRVSPLRVGILLFSYPNLFFAGLGAGALVWNQYSLLTPIRYVLNPRFHLTSPIQSGLFYIAPGCGYLVGTFMGGRWADHVVKKWIRKRGGIRIPEDRLKSCLVFIGLVIPGCILIYGWTVEKAVGGIPVPVLAMFIQGVAQLFCFPSLNTYCLDVMQSTGRSAEVVAGNYMFRYVFAALGSGIVLPAVEAIGVGWFSTISALFLIFSGACVWMITVFGDEWRDRIDAKRQRKAEKQAGEEPAQQQTEKKVDV from the exons ATGTCGTCTGTACATTCAGTTATGAGCATCGAGGAAGCGTCATCAcatggcgaagaagaacaaaccAGGAGAACTCGGTCTCAATCTCAGCCAGGACCAGAGGCAACAAACAGCCTCCACGTGGTGCAGAGCCATGTCTCCCATCATGACATGGCCGTGAATGATGAATTCCACGAGGTCGATGCTGAGCAGTATCTGCGCTTCTCACCAACACGCAAGATTCTCATTGTCTTGGTTCTGTCGATTTGCTCTTTCCTAGCACCCATCTCGTCGACCTCGATTCTATCAGGCGTTCCTGAGGTCGCAAAGACCTACAACACTACCGGCAGCATTATCAATGCCAGTAACGCATTATA TCTCGCTTTTATGGGCATTAGCGCACCATTCTGGGGCCCCTTCTCCCAAGTGTATGGCCGTCGGCCG ATCTTCCTAACGAGCTCATTTCTGTTCTGTTCTTTCAGCATTGGAACCGCTCTGGCACCGAACCTGCCGGCCTACTACATCTTCCGCGTCCTGACTGCGTTCCAGGGGACATCGTTTCTGGTGGTCGGCAGCTCTGCCATTGGCGATATCTACGAGCCACGAGCTAGAGCCACGGCGCTAGGGTGGTTTCTCTCGGGCACACTCATTGGGCCAGCCTTCGGCCCGTTTCTTGGT GGCGTGATCGTCACCTTCTGCTCGTGGCGTGTAGTCTTCTGGCTCCAAACGGCCCTCGGCGGCTGCGGGTTCCTGCtaatcttcttcttgttcccgGAGACATACCCGCACCTGGATAAAGGTGAACTGGCCGAGCAGACCATCGCCCAGAAAGCGAAAACCCTCTTCCACCGCGTCTCGCCTCTTCGCGtgggcattcttctcttctcatATCCGaacctcttcttcgctggaCTGGGCGCCGGCGCACTTGTGTGGAACCAATACTCTCTCCTCACGCCCATCCGATATGTCCTTAACCCACGATTCCACCTGACCAGCCCGATTCAGTCGGGGTTGTTCTACATCGCACCCGGATGTGGATATCTAGTGGGAACGTTTATGGGAGGCAGGTGGGCGGATCACGTCGTGAAGAAATGGATCAGGAAGCGCGGCGGCATACGCATCCCGGAGGATCGACTCAAGTCGTGTCTTGTCTTCATCGGCCTGGTCATCCCTGGCTGCATTCTGATCTATGGATGGACGGTTGAAAAGGCCGTTGGTGGGATCCCAGTCCCAGTACTTGCCATGTTCATTCAAGGTGTTGCTCAGCTGTTCTGCTTCCCCAGCCTGAACACGTATTGTCTGGATGTCATGCAGTCTACGGGCCGTAGCGCCGAGGTCGTTGCTGGTAACTACATGTTTCGCTACGTCTTTGCCGCGCTCGGTTCAGGCATCGTCCTGCCGGCCGTCGAGGCTATTGGTGTCGGCTGGTTTAGTACCATCAGCGCCCTGTTTctgatcttctccggcgCCTGCGTCTGGATGATCACCGTCTTTGGTGATGAGTGGCGCGATCGGATTGACGCCAAGAGACAACGCAAGGCAGAGAAACAGGCTGGGGAAGAGccagcccagcagcagacgGAAAAGAAGGTTGATGTCTGA
- a CDS encoding uncharacterized protein (ID:PFLUO_006786-T1.cds;~source:funannotate) — protein sequence MAAIQDDPEPARRRSNASKNGAAVEVTQNRPVLEEYERLFGVDEDAYEQPTTTRRELWAYYLYYNGDNGVGPGSYSQALFQWALTEAGFQPGTNPPKPCTNSSACVVPWAGGTRAISSVVLIANGLCFVFMTVIFVWLGSAADYGSFGRWLLLVLTVVCWALQYGMMAIKRPSQWPAAMGMYIVAYISYGATLVFYAAVFPRLARYMPHVRKAREEDLREGKIDQEEYEAVESLERNHISNISTAHSNIGYLLTLVLNLSVLLPLQSDQYSNNLALCLTNSYWVVLGIWWFIFQQKRPGPKIPKGSNFATIGFKQIWLAIREVKALPQTFIYFVAYFLLADGLNTTGTLVSIIQNDIVSFSFLQITYLGITQAVCSIISTFGFWYIQKYFKFKTKTMFLVTNFFSVFIPFWGLLGLWTTRIGYHNRWEFYFYNVVFGLFQAPYYAYAQTMISELMPRGYDNMFFALFGITNRASSIIGPNVIQAIINNTNNNWMGFPFLFSICAGATIVIWFVNVEKGREDARRYTEARKVDRVVAETGFSHDALVKGQMPPPTESGVVAGNGHAENGNANA from the exons atggccgccatccAGGACGACCCGGAACCCGCCCGTCGAAGGAGCAATGCATCGAAAAACGGAGCGGCCGTCGAGGTGACGCAGAACCGCCCGGTTCTCGAGGAGTACGAGAGGCTTTTCGGGGTCGACGAAGATGCCTATGAGCAGCCGACCACCACGCGCCGAGAGCTATGGGCATATTATCTCTACTATAACG GGGACAATGGCGTCGGCCCGGGATCTTACAGCCAGGCCCT CTTCCAGTGGGCTCTAACCGAGGCCGGATTCCAGCCCGGCACGAATCCGCCCAAGCCGTGTACTAACTCCTCGGCTTGCGTGGTACCCTGGGCCGGGGGCACACGAGCGATTTCCTCGGTGGTCCTGATCGCCAACGGCCtctgttttgtttttatGACGGTGATTTTCGTTTGGCTAGGCAGCGCTGCCGACTACGGCTC ATTTGGCCGATGGCTTCTTCTAGTCCTCACCGTGGTGTGTTGGGCGCTCCAGTACGGAATGATGGCCATCAAGCGGCCTTCCCAGTGGCCGGCAGCTATGGGAATGTATATTGTTGCGTATA TATCGTACGGCGCAACGCTGGTGTTCTATGCTGCAGTGTTCCCTCGTTTAGCGAGGTATATGCCGCATGTGCGCAAGGCACGTGAGGAAGACCTGAGAGAAGGCAAGATTGACCAAGAAGAGTACGAGGCAGTTGAATCGCTAGAGAGAAATCATATCAG CAATATCTCAACTGCACACAGCAATATTGGATATTTGCTCACCCTTGTGCTCAACCTGAGTGTCCTACTCCCCCTCCAAAGTGACCAATACTCTAACAATCTGGCCCTGTGCCTGACCAATTCAT ATTGGGTGGTCCTCGGCATCTGGTGGTTCATCTTCCAGCAAAAGAGACCCGGTCCCAAAATCCCAAAGGGTTCAAATTTCGCAACCATCGGTTTCAAGCAGATCTGGCTAGCTATCCGCGAGGTCAAAGCTCTCCCGCAGACATTCATCTATTTTGTTGCCTATTTTCTACTTGCAGATGGCCTCAATACCACCG GAACACTCGTCAGCATCATTCAAAATGATATCGTCTCCTTCTCATTTTTGCAGATCACCTATCTCGGGATCACGCAAGCTGTCTGCTCGATTATCTCAACCTTCGGTTTCTGGTACATCCAGAAATACTTCAAGTTTAAAACCAAAACTATGTTCCTGGTGACCAATTTCTTCAGTGTCTTCATTCCCTTCTGGGGTTTGCTGGGACTGTGGACTACTAGAATCGGATATCATAATCGG TGGGAATTCTACTTCTACAACGTCGTTTTCGGGCTCTTCCAAGCCCCGTACTACGCG TACGCACAAACAATGATCAGCGAGCTCATGCCCAGGGGATACGACAACATGTTCTTCGCACTCTTTGGCATTACCAACCGCGCT TCCTCCATCATCGGTCCCAACGTCATCCAAGCCATCATaaacaacaccaacaatAATTGGATGGGATTTCCGTTCCTGTTTTCCATCTGCGCCGGAGCCACGATTGTCATCTGGTTTGTGAATGTCGAGAAAGGCCGCGAAGATGCCAGGCGGTATACAGAGGCGCGGAAAGTGGATCGTGTTGTGGCAGAGACGGGATTCAGTCATGATGCCCTTGTGAAGGGACaaatgccaccaccaactGAGAGCGGGGTGGTAGCTGGCAATGGGCATGCTGAGAATGGCAATGCGAATGCTTAG
- a CDS encoding uncharacterized protein (ID:PFLUO_006787-T1.cds;~source:funannotate) has translation MAAIDLQKQVGQLFAVGFHGFTVSPELTTLIRDYHIGGIVVFARNIQDAAQLRALTLDLQKVAREAGHKQPLFIGIDQENGLVTRISPPMAAQVPGPMALGATHDPRIAYETGKATGETLSFYGLNMNYAPVCDINSEPLNPVIGVRSPGDDPDLVGRFACAAARGLREEKVVPSVKHFPGHGDTAVDSHYGLPVIPKSRDQLERCELIPFRRAVAEQVETVMTAHISLPKIDDKLPATLSPEALGILRNDMAYDGMVITDCLEMDGIRATIGSEQGSVLALKAGSDSIMLCHTFEVQVGSIKKVCEAVQSGEITASRLSDACRRVAAVKDKFLDWDTALRQHDLSELSALNSRVSAVSQEAYERSVTLVRDDAAALPLSKTSSIVCLFPGAGTPIGGAVDGEGLGRQGDYDATPYLNAIRLHNPTVVEIQYDETGLSAEQWKLVEAADSVIFTSMNARESPYQERLGHELPQHVRSLVAIALCNPYDFLEFPDVKTYIATYEPTIEAFSVAAGIMFGTLAPKGSLPVGPRTSAQPAATVTPFDSEKDLDAMVDVWTAALPTYALPSEGLRSLIAWHNAHHHVARVGAELAGFCLAYTNSHGDPNTAYIAAVAVHPKYQHRGIGTVLLAEIRAYFRSQFGFNRLKLSSSFPRFWPGVPRDLPESVQEFFIHRGFRLSPPGARSVDLYQDIRNFQAPEKYLTRAQESGFYFAPLQAEDYEACLVGQRRNFSDKPGWVEMYVKLQPSEHPSSVMTAFDSQGQQVGWTLMLGPSDVLDKIWAFPQICGAQTGLIGCVGVDAAYRKSGIGLALLCHAIEDMKKRGIEGVFVDWVALDGWYEKVGFEVWRSYRPGEI, from the exons ATGGCGGCGATAGACCTCCAGAAGCAAGTTGGCCAG TTATTCGCGGTCGGATTCCATGGCTTCACCGTCAGCCCGGAGCTCACGACCCTAATCCGTGATTACCACATCGGAGGTATTGTGGTCTTCGCGCGGAACATCCAAGATGCCGCACAGCTTCGG GCCTTGACACTGGATTTACAAAAAGTGGCGCGGGAAGCCGGTCACAAGCAACCTCTGTTTATCGGCATTGACCAGGAGAATGGACTGGTCACCCGGATCTCTCCTCCGATGGCAGCTCAGGTTCCAGGTCCGATGGCGCTCGGTGCCACCCATGATCCGCGAATCGCCTACGAGACCGGCAAGGCTACGGGCGAGACTCTGAGCTTTTACGGGCTGAACATGAACTATGCGCCCGTCTGCGATATTAACTCGGAGCCACTAAACCCGGTCATTGGAGTCCGCAGCCCTGGCGATGACCCAGACCTCGTAGGAAGATTTGCCTGCGCGGCTGCGCGGGGCCTGCGGGAGGAGAAAGTCGTTCCCAGTGTCAAACATTTTCCTGGCCATGGAGACACGGCGGTAGATTCTCACTATGGTCTGCCGGTTATTCCGAAGTCGAGGGACCAGCTCGAACGATGCGAGCTCATTCCGTTCCGACGGGCTGTGGCTGAACAAGTCGAGACAGTCATGACCGCTCATATCTCTCTGCCAAAGATCGATGACAAGCTCCCTGCTACGCTTTCTCCGGAAGCATTGGGGATCCTGCGAAATGATATGGCTTATGATGGTATGGTGATCACGGACTGCTTGGAAATGGACGGAATCCGGGCTACGATCGGTTCGGAACAGGGCTCGGTGCTCGCGTTGAAGGCTGGCAGTGACAGTATCATGTTGTGTCACACGTTCGAGGTGCAAGTTGGTTCTATCAAGAAAGTATGCGAGGCGGTACAATCTGGAGAGATTACAGCTTCGCGTTTATCGGATGCCTGCCGTCGTGTCGCAGCTGTGAAGGACAAATTCCTGGACTGGGACACCGCACTGCGACAACATGACCTGTCAGAGCTCAGTGCGCTCAACAGCAGGGTATCTGCTGTTTCCCAAGAAGCGTATGAACGCTCGGTGACGCTCGTTCGCGATGATGCTGCCGCTCTGCCGCTATCGAAAACATCGAGCATCGTTTGTCTCTTTCCAGGAGCTGGAACTCCAATTGGAGGTgccgtggatggagaaggcCTAGGAAGGCAAGGTGACTACGACGCCACTCCATATCTCAACGCCATTCGACTTCACAATCCAACCGTTGTTGAAATTCAGTATGACGAAACAGGTCTATCCGCAGAGCAATGGAAGCTCGTCGAGGCTGCAGATTCGGTTATTTTCACCTCAATGAATGCCCGAGAATCGCCATACCAAGAGAGACTGGGCCATGAACTTCCTCAGCATGTCCGTTCTCTGGTAGCGATCGCTCTCTGCAACCCGTATGATTTCCTTGAGTTTCCGGACGTGAAGACATACATTGCCACCTATGAGCCAACTATTGAAGCATTTTCCGTGGCTGCAGGCATTATGTTCGGAACTCTTGCGCCAAAAGGTTCCCTCCCCGTGGGACCAAGGACGTCAGCTCAGCCTGCGGCAACAGTGACCCCGTTTGATTCCGAAAAGGATCTGGACGCGATGGTCGATGTTTGGACAGCAGCGCTTCCAACTTACGCTCTACCTTCCGAGGGTTTACGCTCTCTCATAGCCTGGCACAATGCTCACCACCATGTAGCACGCGTTGGCGCTGAACTGGCAGGGTTCTGTCTTGCATACACCAACTCCCACGGCGATCCAAACACTGCTTACATCGCCGCTGTTGCAGTACATCCCAAATACCAGCACCGGGGTATTGGCACCGTCTTGCTGGCCGAGATCCGCGCTTATTTCAGATCTCAGTTTGGTTTCAACCGCCTGAAGTTGAGCAGCTCGTTCCCTCGGTTCTGGCCCGGAGTTCCTCGAGACCTTCCCGAGTCCGTTCAGGAATTTTTCATCCACCGTGGCTTCCGACTCAGTCCACCTGGCGCGCGGTCCGTCGATCTGTACCAGGATATCCGGAACTTCCAAGCACCCGAAAAATACCTGACTCGCGCACAAGAAAGTGGTTTCTACTTTGCACCGCTTCAGGCAGAGGACTATGAAGCGTGTCTGGTTGGGCAGCGGAGAAACTTCTCAGACAAACCG GGCTGGGTGGAAATGTACGTCAAACTACAGCCAAGCGAGCACCCCTCCAGCGTGATGACCGCATTCGATTCCCAAGGCCAACAAGTCGGATGGACACTGATGCTTGGGCCGTCCGACGTGCTGGACAAGATCTGGGCATTCCCGCAGATCTGTGGGGCTCAGACCGGCCTCATCGGTTGTGTGGGCGTCGACGCTGCTTATCGCAAGTCTGGTATtgggctggcgctgctctGTCATGCTATTGAGGATATGAAGAAACGAGGCATCGAGGGTGTCTTTGTGGATTGGGTCGCTTTGGATGGGTGGTACGAGAAAGTTGGGTTTGAGGTCTGGCGCAGCTACCGGCCTGGTGAGATTTGA
- a CDS encoding uncharacterized protein (ID:PFLUO_006788-T1.cds;~source:funannotate) — MLSRTLLSAESVKAATRLSRLSSTINFPATSSFSTMTSDITLYSYATPNGIKASIALEELGLPYKTVPIDFGTNTQKSEWFLKINPNGRIPAIMDGSQRVFESGAIMLYLADKYDTNRKISYAPGTPENIEQLSWLMFQMGGIGPMQGQANHFRAMAGARSDYGIDRYMNETKRLYSVLESRLQESPYLAGSKYTIADIANYGWVQAAPVMLAIDLSEWPALKKWVENIGARAAVKKGMAVPPSKMSQEEMAQFFQDARAKMDAKTNSDKH; from the coding sequence ATGCTTTCCCGCACTCTACTCAGCGCTGAATCTGTCAAGGCTGCAACTCGACTTTCCCGACTATCCTCGACTATCAATTTCCCCGCGACATCTTCCTTTTCCACCATGACCTCCGACATCACCCTCTACTCCTATGCCACTCCTAATGGCATCAAGGCCTCCATtgccctggaggagctgggtcTTCCATACAAGACTGTGCCAATAGACTTCGGCACCAATACTCAAAAGTCAGAGTGGTTTTTGAAGATCAACCCGAACGGCCGCATCCCGGCCATCATGGATGGTTCGCAGCGCGTGTTTGAGAGCGGCGCGATCATGCTCTACCTGGCCGATAAATACGATACCAACCGCAAGATCAGCTATGCACCCGGCACGCCGGAGAACATTGAGCAGCTGTCGTGGCTAATGTTCCAAATGGGAGGTATTGGGCCCATGCAAGGCCAAGCCAACCACTTCCGGGCCATGGCCGGGGCGCGCTCCGATTACGGAATCGATCGATATATGAACGAGACGAAGCGGCTCTACTCGGTTCTGGAATCCCGGCTGCAGGAAAGCCCCTACTTGGCTGGATCCAAGTACACCATTGCCGACATTGCGAACTACGGGTGGGTCCAGGCCGCACCGGTCATGCTTGCTATTGATTTGAGTGAATGGCCCGCGCTGAAGAAGTGGGTTGAGAACATCGGAGCGCGCGCTGCTgtgaagaagggcatggCTGTACCGCCGTCTAAAATGTCTCAAGAGGAGATGGCGCAGTTTTTCCAGGACGCTCGGGCCAAGATGGACGCGAAAACGAACTCGGATAAGCATTAG
- a CDS encoding uncharacterized protein (ID:PFLUO_006789-T1.cds;~source:funannotate) — protein sequence MGSKTPEHENHTGGDESSNPLKSNATGGEPRGAHLSRDGDGSLGDDGGDDDGDDDNTAGTTTVTLTSPSTDASKKKKRKKSKKKKKHSQSSPPRIPLRDLFPTGQYPVGEIQSYGSAVVENTARTTVKEARIQSRRHLQDDSFLNDYRKAAEVHRQVRRWTQESVRPGQTLTDIAVGIEDGVRALLDNAGLEPGSCLASGMGFPTGLALNNCVAHYTPNPGQKEIYLQASDVMKVDFGVHINGWIVDSAFTMSFDPTYDNLLAAVKDATNTGIKNAGVDVRISDVSAAIQEAMESYEVEIGGKTYPVKPVRDLSGHNIKQYQIHGGKSIPFVKTSNQTKMEEGEIFAIETFGSTGRGYTREGPGVYGYGRDINAPKHVMSPLASARSLYKTINENFGTIVFCRRYLERLGVQRYLAGMNSLESMGVVEVHAPLMDVEGSFSAQFEHTLLLRETGKEIMSRGDDY from the exons ATGGGCTCTAAGACACCCGAGCACGAAAACCACACCGGTGGTG ATGAATCGTCAAATCCACTCAAGTCCAATGCCACGGGTGGAGAGCCGCGCGGAGCTCATCTGTCCCGGGATGGCGATGGTAGCCTCGGAGACGACggcggtgacgatgatggcgacgatgacaATACGGCCGGCACTACCACCGTGACGCTGACGTCGCCTTCGACAGACGCttcgaagaaaaagaagcgaaagaagtccaagaagaaaaagaagcacTCGCAGTCATCTCCACCCCGGATTCCTTTGAGAGACCTCTTCCCGACTGGCCAGTACCCAGTGGGCGAGATCCAGAGCTATGGATCCGCAGTTGTCGAGAACACAGCTCGCACGACAGTTAAGGAAGCCCGAATCCAATCCCGCCGCCATCTTCAAGATGACAGTTTCCTCAACGATTACCGCAAGGCAGCAGAGGTGCATCGTCAGGTCCGCCGCTGGACGCAGGAAAGCGTCCGTCCAGGCCAGACTCTCACTGATATTGCCGTGGGGATCGAGGATGGCGTGAGAGCGCTACTCGATAATGCCGGTCTTGAACCCGGAAGCTGTCTTGCGTCCGGGATGGGGTTCCCCACGGGACTCGCGCTGAATAACTGCGTTGCGCATTACACGCCGAATCCGGGTCAAAAGGAGATCTACCTGCAAGCCAGCGATGTTATGAAGGTCGATTTTGGCGTTCATATCAACGGTTGGATTGTGGACAGTGCGTTTACAATGTCATTCGACCCGACCTATGACAATCTGCTTGCTGCCGTGAAGGATGCAACCAACACTGGCATCAAG AATGCTGGAGTTGATGTACGCATTAGCGACGTCAGTGCCGCCATCCAAGAGGCGATGGAAAGCTACGAGGTTGAGATTGGTGGCAAAACCTATCCTGTGAAACCGGTACGGGACCTCAGTGGACACAATATCAAGCAATACCAGATCCACGGTGGAAAGTCGATCCCGTTTGTCAAGACCTCCAACCAAACCAAGATGGAAGAGGGGGAGATTTTCGCCATTGAAACGTTCGGTTCGACTGGACGTGGATACACGAGGGAAGGG CCTGGTGTCTACGGATACGGCAGAGACATTAATGCTCCAAAGCATGTGATGTCTCCTCTTGCATCGGCTAGATCACTTTACAAGACGATCAATGAAAACTTTGGCACGATCGTATTTTGCCGTCGCTACCTCGAGCGACTTGGTGTCCAGCGTTACTTGGCTGGC ATGAATAGCCTGGAATCCATGGGAGTAGTGGAGGTCCACGCACCTCTGATGGACGTTGAAGGGTCATTCTCCGCACAGTTTGAGCAC ACATTATTGTTGCGCGAGACAGGCAAGGAAATCATGAGCCGCGGAGATGACTACTAA
- a CDS encoding uncharacterized protein (ID:PFLUO_006790-T1.cds;~source:funannotate) — translation MSKQDDVQVETADYAPPLSSDSESNGEKGHFEEVSLQNNTSAKIKNPLADLSKAQLISDVESFSREFQLGDILPELKKGALVARDPTEFESVLDLTETERTALQDEVLHKWRQPKALYFTIILCSIGAAVQGWDQTGSNGANLSFPDAFGIPDTNGAPNAAHNSWIVGVINAAPYIASAFLGCWLSDPLNRMLGRRGVIFVAAIFCVLSPIGSAFTQTWQQLFGTRLLLGIGMGLKASTIPIFCAENTPAAIRGGLVMCWQLWTAFGIFLGFCANLAVMNTGAISWRLQLGSAFIPAVPLVIGVYFCPESPRWYIRRGEMDKAFKSLCRLRNTPLQAARDLYYIHAQIQVEASLIGNSTYVKRFVELFTIPRVRRATLASFTVMIAQQMCGINIIAFYSSTIFQQANASPKEALFASWGFGLVNFLFAFPAVWTIDTFGRRNLLLFTFPQMAWTLLAGGFCFWIPSDSKAHLGAIALFIFLFAAFYSPGEGPVPFTYSAEVFPLSHREVGMSWAVSTCLGWAAVLSITFPRMLQVMTPTGAFGFYAALNVTALVMIFFWVPETKQRTLEELDYVFAVPTGKHMRYQAFTFLPYWTRRYVLRQKNVQLEPLYQFDEHIATGEGVAAEVRKRSVVSANMKS, via the exons ATGTCCAAGCAAGACGATGTGCAGGTCGAGACGGCCGATTATGCCCCGCCACTCAGCAGTGACTCTGAGAGCAATGGCGAGAAGGGCCACTTCGAGGAAGTGAGCCTGCAGAACAATACTTCTGCTAA AATCAAGAACCCGCTGGCCGATCTGAGCAAGGCCCAGTTGATCTCGGATGTCGAATCGTTCTCCCGGGAATTCCAACTCGGCGACATTCTCCCGGAACTGAAGAAGGGCGCCCTGGTTGCTCGAGATCCCACGGAGTTCGAGTCGGTGCTCGACTTGACCGAGACCGAGCGGACTGCGCTGCAGGACGAGGTGCTTCACAAGTGGCGTCAGCCCAAGGCGTTGTATTTCACCATCATTCTGTGCTCCATTGGTGCCGCTGTGCAAGGCTGGGACCAGACTGGCTCTAATGGAGCTaatctttctttccccgATGCCTTCGGTATCCCGGACACGAATGGCGCACCAAATGCGGCGCATAACTCTTGGATCGTCGGTGTCATCAACGCGGCCCCGTATATTGCTAGTGCTTTTCTTGGCTGCTGGCTGTCTGATCCTCTGAACCGCATGCTTGGCCGCCGTGGTGTCATTTTCGTTGCGGCTATCTTCTGTGTTCTCTCCCCCATTGGCTCTGCATTCACCCAAACCTGGCAACAACTCTTCGGTAcccgtcttctcctcggcaTTGGCATGGGATTGAAGGCGTCTACCATTCCTATCTTCTGTGCCGAGAACACTCCCGCTGCTATTCGCGGTGGTCTGGTGATGTGCTGGCAGCTTTGGACTGCCTTCGGCATTTTCCTGGGTTTCTGCGCTAACCTTGCCGTTATGAATACCGGTGCTATTTCGTGGCGCCTGCAGCTTGGCTCGGCTTTCATCCCCGCTGTGCCTCTGGTCATCGGTGTTTACTTTTGCCCGGAATCTCCTCGTTGGTACATCCGCCGTGGTGAGATGGACAAGGCTTTCAAGTCGCTCTGCCGCCTTCGCAACACCCCTCTGCAGGCTGCTCGTGATCTCTACTATATCCACGCCCAGATCCAGGTTGAGGCGAGCCTGATTGGCAATAGCACCTACGTCAAGCGTTTCGTGGAGCTCTTTACGATCCCTCGTGTTCGTCGCGCCACTCTCGCCTCGTTTACCGTCATGATTGCCCAGCAGATGTGCGGTATCAACATCATTGCCTTCTACTCGTCCACCATCTTCCAGCAGGCCAACGCCAGCCCCAAGGAAGCTCTGTTCGCCTCCTGGGGCTTTGGCCTGGTGAACTTCCTCTTTGCCTTCCCTGCCGTGTGGACCATTGACACCTTCGGCCGGCGCAATCTGCTTTTGTTCACCTTCCCCCAGATGGCATGGACCCTGCTTGCAGgtggcttctgcttctggatCCCTTCAGACTCCAAGGCTCATCTGGGTGCGATTGCCTTGTTTATCTTCCTGTTCGCCGCGTTCTACTCTCCCGGCGAAGGTCCCGTGCCTTTCACCTACTCGGCTGAGGTCTTCCCCCTCTCGCATCGTGAGGTTGGCATGTCATGGGCCGTGTCTACCTGTCTGGGATGGGCCGCTGTTCTCTCCATTACCTTCCCTCGCATGCTTCAAGTCATGACTCCCACTGGTGCTTTCGGTTTCTATGC TGCCCTCAATGTTACCGCCCTAGTcatgatcttcttctgggttCCTGAGACCAAGCAGCGCACCCTGGAAGAGTTAGACTACGTTTTCGCTGTTCCCACCGGGAAGCACATGCGCTACCAGGCGTTCACTTTCCTGCCGTACTGGACCCGGCGCTACGTCTTGCGCCAGAAGAATGTCCAGCTGGAGCCTCTGTACCAGTTTGATGAGCATATCGCGACTGGCGAAGGGGTGGCTGCCGAAGTGCGCAAGCGCAGTGTTGTCTCTGCCAACATGAAGTCGTAG